In Pleurodeles waltl isolate 20211129_DDA chromosome 5, aPleWal1.hap1.20221129, whole genome shotgun sequence, one genomic interval encodes:
- the SMIM8 gene encoding small integral membrane protein 8 produces MSSSEPPGLKNEPPKESGYRNPGFRGVQTTSLFRAVNPELFIKPNKPVMAFGLVTITLCVAYIGYLHATAENKKDLYEAIDSEGNRYMRRKTSKWD; encoded by the exons ATGTCATCTTCAGAACCTCCAGGTCTGAAAAATGAACCCCCAAAAGAGAGCGGCTACAGGAATCCAGGTTTCAGGGGTGTTCAAACAACCAGCCTATTTCGAGCTGTTAATCCAGAGCTTTTTATTAAACCT aACAAACCGGTGATGGCTTTTGGACTGGTCACAATTACTCTTTGTGTGGCTTACATTGGTTACCTACATGCAACTGCCGAAAATAAAAAGGACCTTTATGAAGCTATTGACAGTGAAGGAAACCGGTACATGAGAAGAAAAACGTCGAAATGGGATTGA